A genomic region of Acidimicrobiia bacterium contains the following coding sequences:
- a CDS encoding helix-turn-helix domain-containing protein, producing the protein MEIPAKPSRNRRRYSEAVGRAIKLLRTEQGVERKELADRAGISYSYLAEIENGNKPPSSSVLVVLAEALGLRPHQIHAAADNLTERRQGQTMLLSPQQRSPEMGFSERVSAMRAAPANFDRPSDQRRRLIGLLDELSEQDLELLIDLAQRLKSR; encoded by the coding sequence ATGGAGATACCCGCCAAGCCGTCCCGCAACCGCCGCCGCTATTCAGAAGCGGTCGGCCGGGCGATCAAACTGTTGCGCACCGAACAGGGTGTGGAACGCAAGGAACTGGCCGACCGGGCCGGCATCTCCTACTCCTATCTGGCCGAGATCGAGAACGGCAACAAACCGCCCTCATCGTCGGTGCTGGTCGTGTTGGCCGAAGCGCTCGGTCTCCGACCCCACCAGATCCACGCCGCCGCCGACAACCTGACCGAACGCCGCCAAGGGCAGACGATGCTGTTGTCCCCTCAGCAAAGATCCCCCGAAATGGGTTTCAGTGAACGGGTATCGGCAATGAGGGCAGCGCCGGCCAACTTCGATCGTCCGTCCGACCAACGACGCCGGCTGATCGGACTGCTCGACGAGCTCTCCGAACAGGACCTCGAGCTACTGATCGACCTGGCACAAAGGTTGAAATCCAGGTAG
- a CDS encoding vWA domain-containing protein, whose translation MSAPSQSPIHISVVLDRSGSMASIADDIVGGFNEYLAEQRQVEGRVRVTLAQFDSQDPFEVLISGVDLREVTDLDRSEYRPRGSTPLFDAIGRMIAKIDADSAAYSEVGAPEEDQVVLIVTDGYENASREYSRQMIFDLIETRRSRGWVFVFLGANQDAYAEGRTMAFSQANSGDWAASPEGSKQMWKDLSYSTSAHRAKDKARRAMDEAEFLKRRRGN comes from the coding sequence ATGTCCGCACCATCCCAGTCGCCGATTCACATCTCTGTCGTCCTCGACCGTTCCGGGTCGATGGCGTCCATCGCCGACGACATCGTTGGAGGTTTCAACGAGTACCTGGCCGAACAGAGACAAGTGGAAGGCAGGGTCCGGGTGACCCTGGCCCAGTTCGACTCCCAGGACCCCTTCGAAGTGCTCATCAGCGGGGTCGACCTCCGCGAGGTGACCGACCTCGACCGCTCCGAATACCGACCCCGGGGTTCCACTCCCCTCTTCGACGCCATCGGGCGGATGATCGCCAAGATCGACGCCGACTCCGCCGCCTACTCCGAGGTTGGCGCACCCGAAGAAGATCAGGTGGTGTTGATCGTCACCGACGGATACGAGAACGCCTCCCGGGAATACTCCCGGCAGATGATCTTCGACCTGATCGAAACCCGCCGCAGCCGCGGCTGGGTGTTCGTGTTCCTGGGAGCCAACCAGGACGCCTACGCCGAAGGCCGCACCATGGCCTTCTCACAAGCCAACTCTGGTGACTGGGCTGCGTCGCCCGAAGGGTCGAAGCAGATGTGGAAGGACCTCTCCTACTCGACCTCGGCGCACCGGGCCAAAGACAAGGCACGCAGAGCAATGGACGAAGCAGAGTTCCTCAAACGGCGCCGGGGCAACTGA
- a CDS encoding CopG family transcriptional regulator: MSATRTQVYLTDEQRKQIDALAEAKGVTMAEIIRRALDVYLEGEHPDPAMALAATFGAAHDATVPSRDEWDRG, from the coding sequence ATGTCAGCAACTCGTACCCAGGTTTATCTGACCGATGAACAGCGTAAACAAATCGACGCCCTCGCTGAAGCCAAAGGCGTAACGATGGCCGAGATCATCCGCCGCGCCCTCGACGTCTACCTCGAGGGCGAGCATCCCGATCCGGCAATGGCGCTTGCGGCAACTTTCGGAGCAGCACACGACGCCACCGTGCCTAGCCGAGATGAATGGGACCGTGGCTGA